One window of Papaver somniferum cultivar HN1 chromosome 9, ASM357369v1, whole genome shotgun sequence genomic DNA carries:
- the LOC113308694 gene encoding oxysterol-binding protein-related protein 3C-like has protein sequence MASKRSSGGRFFSSIKSSLSNIAKIPISKSVNSIDEIEVISPDGDRVDATVEATKGKWIPDERESLWKLAKKYIGGDIISLNYTPISYMEPATNVSRMAELMEYSHLLDQADICEDPYMRMVYASSWALSVYFALSRPTKPFNPIVGETFEMVNHDGITYIGEQVSHHPPIDAAHAENEHFIHDITSNLRTKLLGNSLDIYPSTRTRITLKRDGVVLDANPPHIRANNLIFGRLWVSLSGELTLTNMTTGDYVVFKFQPPGWFGGSRGQVDGYVYNAAKEPKILMTGKWTKSLSYQPCDKEGKPLAETELKEVWKVADLPEKDKFQFTYFTHKLNSLDTAPRKMLASDSRLRSDRCALEKGDLSKVSREKSSIEARQRNEQKRREANADKFLPKWFDLSDEVKATPWGDVRAYKYNGKYDEHRAAIDTSTDKDVDIQPTEFNPWQYSDTKIESRK, from the exons ATGGCCTCGAAAAGGAGCAGTGGTGGTAGATTCTTTTCTTCAATCAAGTCTAGCTTGTCGAATATCGCAAAGATCCCTATAAGCAAATCTGTCAACAG TATCGATGAAATAGAAGTTATAAGTCCAGATGGAGACAGAGTGGATGCAACAGTAGAAGCTACTAAAGGAAAATGGATACCAGAT GAGCGAGAGAGTTTATGGAAGCTGGCGAAGAAGTACATCGGTGGAGATATTATATCTTTAAATTATACTCCAATTTCTTACATGGAACCAGCAACCAATGTTTCAAGAATGGCCGAG TTAATGGAGTACTCTCACCTATTGGATCAAGCAGATATATGTGAGGATCCTTATATGCGGATGGTATACGCTT CATCATGGGCATTATCTGTCTATTTTGCTTTAAGCCGGCCAACTAAGCCTTTCAATCCCATTGTTGGTGAGACTTTTGAAATGGTTAATCACGACGGGATTACATACATCGGAGAGCAG GTGAGCCATCATCCACCAATAGATGCTGCACATGCTGAAAATGAACATTTCATACATGATATTACATCCAACTTAAGGACCAAATTGTTGGGAAATTCACTTGATATTTATCCTAGCACCAG AACTCGTATTACTCTCAAACGAGATGGTGTTGTTCTAGATGCTAATCCACCACATATAAGAGCTAACAACCTTATATTTGGTCGATTGTGGGTTTCTTTGTCGGGAGAGTTAACCTTGACGAACATGACTACTGGAGATTATGTTGTGTTCAAGTTTCAACCACCTGGTTGGTTTGG TGGATCTCGCGGTCAAGTGGATGGATATGTTTACAATGCTGCCAAGGAACCTAAGATACTTATGACAGGAAAATGGACCAAGTCATTGAGTTACCAGCCATGTGATAAGGAAGGGAAACCCCTTGCAGAAACTGAGCTAAAAGAG GTCTGGAAAGTGGCTGATCTTCCCGAAAAGGATAAATTTCAGTTCACATATTTCACACATAAGCTAAACAGCTTAGACACTGCACCAAGAAAGATGCTAGCATCAGATTCTCGTTTACGTTCTGATAGATGTGCACTTGAGAAAGGTGATCTCTCCAAAGTCAGCCGTGAAAAATCCAG CATCGAGGCAAGACAGAGAAACgaacagaaaagaagagaagCCAATGCTGATAAGTTTCTTCCAAAATGGTTCGACTTGAGTGATGAAGTAAAAGCTACACCATGGGGTGACGTACGGGCTTACAAATACAATGGTAAGTATGATGAACACAGGGCAGCAATAGATACATCTACAGATAAGGATGTAGACATTCAACCAACTGAGTTCAACCCCTGGCAGTACAGCGACACTAAAATAGAGAGCAGAAAGTAA